The following proteins are encoded in a genomic region of Fundidesulfovibrio soli:
- a CDS encoding tyrosine-type recombinase/integrase, translating into MTIQRTKSSHPGVRYREHKTRLHNGKPDRYFTIYYKLKGKFYEEALGWASQGWTEAKAAIERNKLKQAHATGEGPQTLNEKRDLAAERKAEKEAQKVREAKEALTFTKFFTETYAPHSLTSKSKKSTDREDQLFRLWISPVIGDLPFKKISALQLNQIRSNMLEKGIAPRSVTYAFAVIRQVFNYAKFCHMSELDSPTQRIQMPKFDNQRKRFLSPDEAAILLKALKEKSEQVYEISIMSFECGLRANEIFSLKWKDIDLENEIITIFDSKNSKSRPAFMTENVKNMLLSKKQGDKNDLIFVGREGVKISQISRTFRIVVDELGLNNGVSDPRQKLVFHTLRHTYASWLAMDGTDIYMVKELMGHSSLAMTQRYAHLGNGALRKAAKKLDGKIDLDMIN; encoded by the coding sequence ATGACGATCCAGCGGACCAAGAGCAGCCACCCTGGCGTGCGCTACCGTGAGCACAAGACCCGACTCCACAACGGCAAGCCCGATCGGTACTTCACCATATACTACAAGCTCAAGGGCAAGTTCTATGAAGAGGCGCTTGGGTGGGCATCCCAAGGCTGGACAGAAGCCAAGGCCGCCATTGAGCGAAACAAGCTGAAGCAGGCTCACGCGACTGGCGAAGGCCCACAGACTTTGAACGAGAAGCGTGACCTGGCAGCTGAACGAAAAGCTGAAAAAGAAGCCCAAAAAGTGCGTGAAGCCAAAGAAGCGCTCACTTTCACCAAGTTCTTCACGGAGACTTATGCGCCTCATTCGCTCACGTCGAAATCAAAAAAATCTACCGACAGGGAAGATCAACTATTCAGACTTTGGATATCACCAGTTATCGGCGATTTACCTTTCAAGAAAATTTCAGCGCTTCAATTGAACCAAATTCGATCAAACATGCTCGAAAAAGGAATTGCCCCTAGGTCCGTAACGTATGCTTTCGCTGTGATTCGACAAGTATTCAACTACGCCAAGTTTTGCCACATGTCGGAATTAGATTCGCCGACTCAAAGAATTCAAATGCCAAAATTTGACAATCAAAGGAAACGGTTCTTGTCTCCAGATGAGGCGGCCATCCTGCTAAAAGCATTAAAAGAAAAAAGTGAACAAGTCTACGAAATATCTATTATGAGTTTTGAATGCGGGCTTCGAGCCAATGAAATATTCTCTCTCAAATGGAAAGATATTGATCTTGAAAATGAAATAATTACCATATTTGATTCAAAAAATTCAAAGTCTCGACCAGCATTCATGACGGAAAATGTCAAAAATATGCTGCTGTCGAAAAAACAAGGTGACAAGAACGACTTGATTTTTGTGGGCAGAGAAGGTGTAAAAATCAGTCAAATTTCGAGAACCTTCCGAATTGTAGTCGATGAGCTTGGATTAAACAATGGAGTTTCAGATCCTCGGCAGAAACTCGTATTTCACACACTTAGGCATACATACGCCTCTTGGCTTGCTATGGATGGAACTGATATTTATATGGTCAAAGAACTCATGGGCCATTCTAGTCTAGCAATGACTCAAAGGTATGCCCACCTTGGCAATGGAGCATTGAGAAAAGCAGCAAAAAAGCTTGACGGAAAAATTGACTTGGATATGATTAATTAA